TATAAGTCTTATTAAAAAGATAATTATCACTTTTAGAATAAAATAAAATTGTATCATGGTTTCTTATATATTTTTTTGCAGCCGTTTTGTAGCCCGATAAAAAACCCATTCTCCATATAATTTCACTTCTGAAATTTTCTCGTTTAAAAATTTCGTCCATTAATACCTTACAATAATGCACTTCATTATAATCTAAATTAATATAAATACTCCCATCATCGCTTAAAAATTCCCTAGCCGCTTCAAGCCTGTTTTTCATAAACACTAGCCAAGAGCTGTGGTTAAAATTATCGTTGTAATTAAAGCTGTCATTACCGGTATTATAAGGAGGGTCAATGTAGATGCATTTCACTTGTTTAGCGAATTTCTTTTTTAAAGAATGAAGAGCGATCAAGTTATTGCCTTTGATAAGGTAGTTCGTGTTCTTGTCTTTTAAAGCGCTTTCTAAATCTCCTTCTCCATGCATTTCAAAATGACACAACGCTTTTTTGCATAAAAGCGTGTCAATTTCTTTTTTATGCAATACCTCATGGTAAAAACACTCTTTAGATTTGGTGCTGTTGTCTTTAGCGTTACCGAGTAAAACATTGTCTTTAAAAGGGAAATTCAAAACGACTAATTCGCTGGATTTTATCAAACCCCCTTGCGAATATAGACCTATTTTATTTTTAAATCGTGTGAAAGATTTTTCTAATTCTTTTATTTCTAAACATTCTAATAACGCTTTTTCATTGAACACAAGCGTGTTGGCGATCATTTTAAAAAAAGCGTTTTTGTAGTCGTTAGCGTTTTCATGCTCAAGCATGAAAGTTAAAAGCTTTTCATCATTCTGTAGGATTAAAGTTTCTAAGCGTTCTTTAGTGAAATGATGGATTAAAATATCTACTAGGGTTTTGAGTGGGGTTTTTAACATTCTTTGTCCTTAAAAGTTTGATTGAAAGCGGTTGCAAATTCGTCATTTACTGCTTTATTATTATGGAGCGTGAAAAACAGCAGGCCTTTTAAATGGAGTTTTTTGTTATGGCTTTTAAGCGTGGCGTTCTCTAGCATTTCTAAAAATTCTTTTTTCCAAGCGTTAGAATGCTCTAAATGTTCGCCTTTAGCTTCCATATAACAAGTGAAGCCTAAAAATTCATCTTCATGCGTTTGGGCAAAAAGGATAAAATCCGGCTCAAAACCTTGCGCGTAATAGGGGCTGTTTTCTATATTGCAAAAAACTTTTAATTCAGTGAAATGATCGTTCCTTAAAACGCACCATTCTTTGAATTTCTTGTCTAAAAGCTCTTTATTTTTATTGATAAAATGTAAAAAATCCCTTTCTAAATCGCTGTCTAGTTTTCGCATGTCTTTAAAAAGCAGCCATTCGTAAAAGGGAATGTCTTTTTCCCATTCGCTAGCGCTAAGGCTTTTATTATGCGTTTCAAATTCTTTCAATTCTAACGCGCTCACGCTAGGTTTATCTTGCTCTTTTAAAAGCGTGTCTTTTAAGTTTTCAATGATATAAACAGCGAGCTTTAAAAGGATTTCGTTGTTATCAAACTTTTGGCTTTTATGGAAGTTTGTTTTTAATGGCGAAATATATTCCTTTATAAATTCCACTTTATTGTTAAAGGCATGTTTTTTAAAGGCTTTTTTAAGCGTTTTGAAATCCAGGTTTTTTAAATTAAGGGCTTTTAAAAAATAGTTTATAGGGATTTTATCTAAGGTGTGGGGTATATAATAAGTTTTATCGCCTTTATTTTCTTCTTTAAAATCCACTTTCTTTTCACGCACATTAAAAGCAAATAAGGGGACATGCAAACTTTTGAGTGTGGCTTCAACAGGGTCTGAATAGTCTTTATTGAAGAGGTTTTTCTTTTTGTCTTTTGTGTTGCTCGCATAGTAGCATTTGAAACGCTTGGTGGGCGTTAAAGGGATAGTTGTTTTTTCCTTTTCAATGAATCCTAATCCTAAATCTTGTAACTCGTTGTTTAATTTAGCGATAAACTCGCTGTCATAAACAGCATGGTAGTCTAACCTTTCTAACACGCTTAAGGGGTTAAAAAGATCAAACTTGCGTTGGTAAAACTCTATGCGGTTTGGCTTGAAATCGTTGTAGCTAAAGGGGTAGTATCTCGCCCCTCGCCCTATGAGCTGGGCGTCTTTAATGGTGTCTTTTTGACTCGCTTTGTTTTTAAGCCTGACAATGTCAAACAAATTCAGCACATCCCAGCCTTCATTGAGCTTATCCACGCTAAAAATCACTCTTTTAGGGTTGTCTCTGTCTTCTAGGGAGTTCAATAAAAGCATGTGATTTTCTAATTCTTTTTCGTTGTTGGTGTTGATCTGGGTGCTTTTTTTGAATTTCGTCTGCAAGAATGCCACAAGGTTAGGGGTGTAATGTTGCTTGTCAAAAAAGTTTTTGGCGTCTTTAAAAAAAGCGTTGCGGCTGTAGTTGAAAAAATTTTCCAAATCTAAAGGGCTTAAATTTTCTAAAAAGGTATTGAAGCGCTCTTGATTTTCCTTGCTGTCTTCAATCCTTTCGCTTTTAAACAAAATACATGGTTTAAAGTTTTCAATATTATGGTGTTGGGCTAGTAATTCTTTATACAAACTGGAAACGCATGCCCCTAAAAAGCGCGTTTCTAATTCTTTGTTTTCATAGGAAAAGGAGTAGATGTTTTTGCAAAATTTATCCTCGCTAAATTGTTTTAAGGTGTAGGTGAACGCCTTTAAGTTTTCATATTTTTCTTTAACGCTTTTTTCATTAGGGATAGTGGCGCTAAATTCCAGCAATAAATTGTCTTTATTTTGTTCTAGGGCTAATTTCACCACGCTTTCCCAATTGCGTTTTTCACTAGCCTCACTATCATTTAATTTCTTTTTAGTCTCTGTGTTTAAATGGTGCGCTTCATCCGCTAAAAAAACTAATTTTTGATCTTTTAAATCCTCTAGGGTGATAGCGTTTTCTTTAGCTCTAGTGAATAGTGAAAACAAGCCTTGAATGGTGCTGAAATAAATGTTGATAGCGTTGTTATGACTCTCGTTTAAATTATTGATGCTTTTAATTTCTGTGTTTTCATCATTGATATTGATATTCTCGCTAAAAAGGTATTTTGATGAAACGCTGTCTGTAAAATTCAATTTCGTTTTTTCTAAAATGCTGGCGCTATTCACAAAAAAGATAAAGTTTTGATAGCCTTGCTTGTAGCATTCTAAAATCAAACCCGCCATCACTAAGGTTTTGCCGCTACCGGTGGCCATTTCAAACATGAAATGCTTTTGAGTTGGGTTGGATTGGCGTTTTTCTAAATAATTATATATCGCTTGCTTTTGATAATCTCTAAGCTCTTTTTTTAAATTACTGGTGATGTGGGTGGGTAGATCTATTTCTTTATCATTGGGCGCGTTATTTGGCGTGCGATCTTTTATCGCTGATTGGGGGGGGGGGGGGTAACTTTGAATGAATGAATCTTGCATGAAATCCCTTAATGAAAAAGTGAGAAAATTATAGCGTAAAGTTTTGAGATTGACTTTAGAGGCGCTAGCGAACAATTAAATTAAAATCAAACAAAGTTTTAGTTTTAATATTTAATGGAATAAAGCCCTTAAAATCAAAAAGCGCTTCTTTTTCTTTGCTATAATCAATCTCAAAAAACCAACTTTTTTAAAATAAAGGAATGATTATGCAAGAGATTTTTTTATGTTCTATTTCCAATGTGCGCAGTGGGGATTGCAAGGAAGATTGCGCTTATTGCACGCAAAGCTCACACCATCAAGGATCGATCAAGCGCTATAAATTCAAAGATGAAAAAGTGGTTTTACAAGAGGCTAGAGCGTTAAGGGAATTAGGGGCTTTAGGGTTTTGTTTGGTTACTTCAGGGCGCGAATTAGACGATGAAAAATGCGAATACATCGCTAAATTAGCTAAAGCCATCAACAAAGAAGAATTGGGCTTGCATTTAATCGCATGCTGCGGGCGTGCGGATTTAGATCAACTGGAGTTTTTAAGAGATGCGGGCATTCATAGCTATAACCACAATTTAGAGACTTCGCAAAATTTCTTCCCTAAGATTTGTTCCACGCACACATGGGAAGAAAGGTTTATCACATGCGAAAACGCTTTAAGAGCAGGGTTAGGCTTGTGCAGTGGGGGATTTTTGGGCTTAATGAGAGTTGGGAAGATCGGATTGAAATGCTTAGAGCCTTAGCTTCGCTCTCCCCGCACACCACGCCGATTAATTTTTTCATTAAAAACCCGGTATTACCCATTGATGCAGAAACTTTAAGCGCGGATGAAGCCCTAGAATGCGTGCTTTTGGCTAAAGAGTTTTTGCCTAACGCTAGGCTTATGGTGGCTGGGGGGCGTGAAGTGGTGTTTAAAGATAATGACAAAAAGGAAGCCAAGCTTTTTGAATACGGCATTAATGCGGTGGTGTTAGGGGATTATTTAACCACCAAAGGCAAAGCCCCTAAAAAAGATATAGAAAAACTGCTCTCTTATGGTTTGACAATGGCGACAAGCTGTCATTAATGAGAGAACTTTTTAAAAGCGTTAGAGGGTTTTTACGCCTTCTTAGAATGATTTTCCCCACGCACTTTCAAAACGCCTTTTTGGGCTTGAGCGAATTGTTTTACTACGCTTCTAGCTTGAGTTTTTATACGATTTTGTCTTTATCGCCTATTTTGTTGTTTGTGTTTAGTCTTTTTGTGTCTCATTATT
This is a stretch of genomic DNA from Helicobacter pylori. It encodes these proteins:
- a CDS encoding restriction endonuclease, coding for MFASASKVNLKTLRYNFLTFSLRDFMQDSFIQSYPPPPQSAIKDRTPNNAPNDKEIDLPTHITSNLKKELRDYQKQAIYNYLEKRQSNPTQKHFMFEMATGSGKTLVMAGLILECYKQGYQNFIFFVNSASILEKTKLNFTDSVSSKYLFSENININDENTEIKSINNLNESHNNAINIYFSTIQGLFSLFTRAKENAITLEDLKDQKLVFLADEAHHLNTETKKKLNDSEASEKRNWESVVKLALEQNKDNLLLEFSATIPNEKSVKEKYENLKAFTYTLKQFSEDKFCKNIYSFSYENKELETRFLGACVSSLYKELLAQHHNIENFKPCILFKSERIEDSKENQERFNTFLENLSPLDLENFFNYSRNAFFKDAKNFFDKQHYTPNLVAFLQTKFKKSTQINTNNEKELENHMLLLNSLEDRDNPKRVIFSVDKLNEGWDVLNLFDIVRLKNKASQKDTIKDAQLIGRGARYYPFSYNDFKPNRIEFYQRKFDLFNPLSVLERLDYHAVYDSEFIAKLNNELQDLGLGFIEKEKTTIPLTPTKRFKCYYASNTKDKKKNLFNKDYSDPVEATLKSLHVPLFAFNVREKKVDFKEENKGDKTYYIPHTLDKIPINYFLKALNLKNLDFKTLKKAFKKHAFNNKVEFIKEYISPLKTNFHKSQKFDNNEILLKLAVYIIENLKDTLLKEQDKPSVSALELKEFETHNKSLSASEWEKDIPFYEWLLFKDMRKLDSDLERDFLHFINKNKELLDKKFKEWCVLRNDHFTELKVFCNIENSPYYAQGFEPDFILFAQTHEDEFLGFTCYMEAKGEHLEHSNAWKKEFLEMLENATLKSHNKKLHLKGLLFFTLHNNKAVNDEFATAFNQTFKDKEC